GGCCTTTACCGCATCGACAAACCGGATTCGCGATTCCTCAAGAAACTTCTTGGTGCCGACCTTGGGCTTGGAAATAATTTCGACGGCCCCGTATTCAAGGGCCTTGAGCGCGTTTTGGCCCCCTTCCGTGGCCATGGATGAGCAGATCACCACCGGAATGGGATGCTGCTTCATTATTTTTCGCAGGAAGGTCAGCCCGTCCATGCGCGGCATCTCGATATCCAGCGTAATGACGTCGGGAACCTCCCGGCGGATCTTCTCCGCAGCAGCGAAAGGATCTACGGCCGTACCCATGACCTCAATGGCCGGGTCCGATTCGAGGATGCTCTGGAGCGTCTGACGGACGACTGCGGAATCGTCGACAATGAGAACGCGAATCTTCTTGTTCATATGTCTGTCACCGTATGGCGGTAGCTGTTAGTTGAGGTTGGATTCCGCCACAATCCTGCGCACCAGCCTCGGGATGTCGAGGATGAGCGCGATGGAGCCGTCACCCTTGATGGTGGCTCCGGAGATGCCTTCCACGTCCTTATAGACCCGGCTGAGGCTCTTGATGACCGTCTGGTGCTCGCCGATGACCGTGTCCACGACAATGCCGATGCGGCTGCCCTCCACGCCGGTGATGACGATCTGCTCGATGGGCGGGCTCTCGCCCTCCACCTCGAAAAATTCACGAAGATGCACGTATGGCACGATCTCCCCACGCAGATACATGATGCGCTGCCCGGATTCGTCCTCGTTGCGATCCACGTTGGAAAGCTCCACGCACTCCTCGACCAGCGAAAGCGGAATGACGTAGTACTCGTCCTCCACCCGCACCTGAAGGCCGTCGATGATCGCCAGCGTCAGCGGCAGGCGCACCGTGATGGTGGTGCCCTTGCCCGGCGCGCTGTCGATGTCGATGGTGCCGCGCAGGCTGTCGATGGCCCGCTTCACGACGTCCATTCCCACACCGCGTCCCGAGACGTTGGTCACCTTGTCGGCGGTGGAAAAACCCGCTTCGAAGATGAGCTTGAAAATTTCCTTTCGGCTCAGGTCCGCATCGGGTGCGATGAGTTCCCGCTCCACGGCCTTGGCCCTGATCACGTCCGGGTCCATGCCCTTGCCGTCGTCAGTAATGCGGATCAGCACTTCGCCGCCCGAGTGTTCAGCCGAGAGCAGGATCATGCCGCTTCTGGGCTTGCCGGACGCCTCGCGCTCCGCGGGCTGTTCGATACCGTGGTCTATGCTGTTGCGAAGCAGGTGCACGAGAGGGTCATTCAGCCGCTCGATGACGGTCTTGTCCAGCTCGGTTTCGGCACCGTTCGTGGAAAGCGTTATCTCCTTTCCAAGGTCGGCGGAGAGGTCACGGACCAGTCTTCTGAACTTACTGAAGGTGGTGCCGATGGGCAGCATGCGGATGCCGAGGGTGGAATCGCGCAATTCGTCGGAGAGCCTTTCGAGCTCTTCGGAAAGTCCCGTGAGCGTCGGGTCGGACCGCTCGCTGACCACCTGGGAAATCTGTGCCTGAACGATGACCAGTTCGCCCACGAGGTCCACGAGATAGTCCAGCTTTTCCGCCGCGACACGAATGCTGGACACAGCCTCCTGACGCTGCTTGCTGGCGGCTGTCTCGCGGCTCTTCTTCTGGTCCTTCACCGCGCTGTCCACATCTTCGGGCTTGACCACGCCCTTTCGCACGAGAATATCTCCCAGCCGATCGCGTTCCTCGCGCTCTTCCTCATCCATGATCGAGGTTTCGGGAGTCCCCCCGGTCGGCTCGGAAGGCTTGGTATCTTCAACCTTCTCCGGCGCTTCCGGCGTCTCCGAGGCCTCCACGACGATGTCTGCTCCGGCAGGTTCTTCGGCTGCGGCCTCAGGCTGTGTTTCGACGCTTTCGGTCGTCTCGGCACTCTCTTCCGGCTCGGGCGTCCGTTCTGCGACGTGTGTCGCCGCCGCAGGAATTTCTTCCTCCGCAGCGTACTGCGTCACCTCTATGTCGATGTCGGCATCCGTGAAAAGGAAAATGTCCTGAATGTCATCTTCACCCTTGGGCGTATCCAGCCGGATTTCCCACCCCTGAACGCCGGGGACGTCACCGGGACCGGTGCGGACGGACAGTTCACCGAGCCGTTCCAATTCCGAGAGAACCGGCTCCAAGGTCTCCCTGTCCGCAGCGCCTTCCGAACGCGGGGCGATCCGCAGGATGAAATAATTGGGCGCACTCTGCGCTTCGGGTTCCGGGATTTCTTCGCCAGCCTGCTCTTCGGGAGCAGCTTCTGCAGGCGCTTCGGGGGCGGCATCCTCAACCGGCTCGTTGGCGACCAGTCGTTTCAGACCAGCGAGGATGGACTCCATTTCCTCCGGGGCGATCTCCACGTCCGAGCCGGCATTGTCGAGCATCTTCTGGATCTGGTCCCGCGCACGGAACACGAGGCTGATCAGGTCTGTACTGACGTTCAGTTCTTCGGAACGCACGAGATCCAGCACCGTTTCCACTTCGTGGGTAAATTCGGCGATGTCGTCGAATCCGAACATGGAGCCGGAGCCCTTGATGGTATGCAACGTTCTGAAGACCCGGTTGACGAGGTCCATATCCTCCGGGCTTTCCTCAAGTTCCAGCAGCGCGCCCTCCAGTTCCCCCAGAAGGTCATAGGCTTCCTCTTTGAATATCTGCCGGTTCAGATCGTCGGACATCGGGACAGGCTCCTTGAAACGAAACGTGGGACTTTTGATTCTGACAAACTACCGTAGCGCATGAATCTGGCCGGTGCCAGTGCGTTATTTTTTACCAAGGAAGCGGATTTCCGCACGTGCGGTCTCACTGTCGAACGGCGTGACCTTCACGGAAATCTTTTCGCCCTTGAAGTCTGCGGCTCCCTGCAGGATGCCCTCGAAGTAATCGAAAAGGCCGCGACCGGAGCGGTAGTTCATGAACAGCGAGTCGCCCTTGTCCTCGTAGGTGAACTTGGGCGGCTTGATGCCGGGCACATCCTTGGTGAGCTGGGCGTGCAGCTCGTTCATGCGCAGGAAGAATTCCTTGAGTGACTCGTCCTTGAAGTGACGCTTGTACATCTTGTAGAACTGGCCGACGGTGAAACGGCCCAGCTGGAGGAAAAATTCTCTGGGCGTACCGCCGACCTTCGCGGCTACGGTTTCCGCCATCTGATTCAAGACCGTGTCAGGATAGCTGCCCGTGGGCAGGAAAACGGGGTTGCCCAGCTCCTGCTGCATATGGTCGTACACGGCCTGACCGAACTTTTCCTTGACGAAATTCTGCGTGATCTTGGGCAGGATCCCCTTCATGACGCCGTCGGACTGTCGCAGCTTGGACTGGTCGCTGTCGCCGCTGAAGTCCATGGACACCGTGAGCAGTTCCTGCGCAAGCTCCGCCAGATCTCTTGTGGCACTCGCCGCCTGTCCGGCTCCTTCGTCTGCCTCCCGCGCGACAAGCGCAATGTCTTCAATGCTCTGGCCGATCTCTTCGGCTGCCGCGGACTGTTCCTCGGCAGCGGTGGCGATCTGGGAAACACGGCTCACCATGTCCTCGATGCGGCCCATGATCTGCTGCAGGGATTCCCCTGCGCGGTTCGAAAGGTCGGTGCTTTCCTGCACTTCCTTTTCGGTCTGGGTCATGCTCGTCATGGCGTGATTGGACCGCTCCTGAATGGTGTGGATGGCTTCTTCAACTTCCTTGGTGGCGGTCATCGTCTTCTCGGCCAGCTTGCGCACTTCGTCGGCGACCACCGCAAAGCCGCGCCCGGCCTCGCCCGCCCGGGCCGCTTCGATGGCGGCGTTCAGGGCCAGCAGGTTGGTCTGGTCCGCGATGTCGTTGATGACGCCGATGATACGGCCGATTTCCTCGGCCTGTGAATCGAGCTGCCCCACCACTTGAGAAAGCTTCCCGGACGATTCCGAGACCTTATTGATGGACGTCACCGCCTGAGTGACCATGGAGACCCCTTCCTCGGCGGAAACGCGCGCTTCGTCGGCAGCCTTGGAAGTGGCCGAGGCGTTCTGCGCGACCTCCAGCACCGTGGCGGTCATTTCTTCCATGGCGGTTGCGACGGTGTCCGTCTGCCCGCTCTGCTTCTGGGCTCCGCGGGCCTGCTCGTCGGCAGAGGCCGAAAGCTCTTCGGAGGCCGACGCCACCCGCTCGGCAAGGTTGCTGATGTCTCTGCCCACGGCAAGAATGCGTTCCTGCTGTTCTTCAAGGCGCTTCTGCCCTTCCATGACGTCATGCAGATCAACGAACGAAGTAACCGCTCCTCTGATCGCCCCGTGATCATCATAGATGGGAGCCACAAAAACCTTGAGCCGATGCACGTTGCCGTTCCAGAAAGTGATGTCGGAAACGGTCTCTATCTCCTTGCCCGCCTCCAGAGCCTTGTCGGTCACGGCCTGACCTTCCCTGTTGTAGAAGGCCTTGCTCACGGTGAATCCGATCACCTGTTCACGCGGTTTTCCGAGCAGCTCGAAGACTGACTTGGTGGCAATGACGATGCGCCCCTTGCGGTCGCAGACGAGAACGGGATTGCCCATCACCTGAAGAGCATTATAGTAAAAATGATGCTCATCGAGCATTTCGAGGCGCTTGTCCTCAAGAACATCCATCAGCCCCTGAAGCTCGGTCCCGCGGGCGGCTTCCTGCAGCTTGCTCAAATCCTCGTCCTTGGAAAGATCGGCGGCCATGGCCGTCAGCTTCGGAGCCGCAGAACGGGTGAAAAACAATGTCAGTGCGGCCAGCAGCGCGGCAGCTCCGGCGCAGCCGTAAATCAGGGCGCTCGAATCCATCGCGGCCCCACCCACGGCCCCCAGAGAAAGCAAAACAGTCATCATCGGCAGAAGAATTCCGGCCATACCTTTCCAGCCACCTGCAATCATTATTATTCCTCCGTAGCAAGAGCACTGCGACAATGCCGCAAGAGAACGTGAACGTTCATGGGATACTGTTCATTTCTGTACTTTCAATCATGTGGAATTGCAACGCGAGAAGGGAAAAAAAGGGTGAAAATAACCCCTTAGACACACAATGTTTGCGCAAAAGAAAAGGCCCCCGGGTTGCCGGGAGCCTGTAGTGACTCGGGAGTTATTGACGCGTTCGCTTCCTGAGCATTCGCAGCGCCTTTTGCTTGCGATATTTCCTCACTGCATAGAGGGTGACGAAATAGACCAGCAGCGCAGCCGGTATCCCCACCAGCAGGCCGCCCGCCAGCATGACGCTGAACATGCCCCAGCCCGTCTCGATGAGTTGTTCCATTTCCAGCTTGCCCGGGTCGAACACGATCCCTTCCACGGGCAGCACGGTCTTGCCGACCATGAACAGGAAATAGTAGAACGGCACCATGGTGAAAATATTGGAATAGCAGGTGGCAAGCCATGCGGTGAGCTTGTTGACCCGCATGACAAAGGCCAGCGCGATTACCGTGACGCTCTGAAACGGCAGAATGGGCAGCGCGCCGATAAACACGCCAAGCGCCATGGCCATTGCCAGATTTCGTGCTGACGACTTCTGACGCAGAACCCGCAGATACCAGTAGCGCGAAAGCCGTTTCAAATCGATCCAGAGCCGCTTTACGCGCCCTGCGTCCAGATATCTGCGTCTGCTCATTGATAGTCTAATCCAAAACGTCGAACCGGTCGAACTTCATGACGAACCCGGCCCTGCCCTGCGTGGCCGAGCGCAGATCCGTCGAAAAACCGAAAAGCGATGCCAGCGGTGCGTCGCCGGTAACCAGCTTCTGTCCCGCGCGATCCACCATGTTGCCGACACGGGCGCCCTTGCTGCCCATGAGGCTGATGACTTCGCCAACAAACTCTTCAGGCACGGAGATTTCCACTCCCATGATGGGTTCGAGCATCTTCGGCCCGGAGTCGCGCAACGCGCTGCGAACCGCCATGGATGCCGCCATGCGGTATCCTGCGGGGGAAGAATCGCCTTCCTTCTTGCGCAGGCCCAGCACCCGCACACGCACATCCTGTACGGGATAGCCCTTGACCACGCCGCTCTGGAGCGCGTCGTCCACGCCTTCTGACACGGCTGCGAGCCATGCGTCCGACCAGAGATCCGGGTCCACTTCAAAGCTGACTTCGCGCCCTTTGCCGCGTTCCAGCGGCTCCACGGAAAGCCGGACGCAACCGTAATGCACGACCTCGCCCAGTTCGCGGTCGAATTCCTCCTCGGCCTCGGCCTTGGCGCCGGGGGTTTCGAGATAGACCACCTGCGGTTTCCCGGTACGGGGCTCAAGGGAATACTCGCGACGCAACCGCTCCAGCACCACTTCAAGATGCAACTCGCCCATCCCGGAAAGGATGACCTGACCGGTCTCCTCTTCCTCCTCAACCACGAGGGTGGGATCCTCGAGCAGGAACTTCTGGAGCACTTCCTCCAGCTTGTCCCCCTCTTCCGAATTGCGCGGCTCAATGGCCACGGAGATGACCGGTTTGTATTCGTCGATGCGTTCCAGCAATGCGGGGGATTCTTCAAGGCTGAGGGTATCCCCGGTGCGCGCGAACTTCATTCCCGCTGCGGCGACGATGTCCCCGGCAAAGGCGGTTTCGAGCTTTTCCTTTCGCCCGGCGTGCAGGTGGAACAGGCGAGCTACCCGCTCCTGCTTGCCCTGCGTGGCGTTGTAAACCGTATCTCCGGCGTCGATGCTACCGGAATAGACGCGGATGAAGGCCAGTTTGCGACCGGAATCCATGGCGACCTTGAAGACGAGTCCGGCAAGCGGCCCCTTGGTGTCGCATTCGTAGGAAACCGTATTGTGCGTTTCCTCGTCGGTGGCCAGCGCCGGCGGCGTTTCCAGCGGACTGGGAAGATAGTAGCCCACCCCGTCCACAACGGGCTGCACGCCGCAATTCTTGAGCGCGGATCCGGCAAAAACCGGCACTATCTCCCGCCTGAGCGTGAGTTCCCGCAGGGCCTTGCGGATGCGGTCGGCCGGGACTTCCTCGCCGCCGAGGTACAGATCAAGCAGTTCCTCGTCCACCTCGGACGCGGTCTCCACAAGCCGCTCGCGCCATTCGGAAAATCGCCCGACTTCTTCGTCGGTCAGGTCGTATTTCTCCACCACCGAACCCTGCTCACCGGTAAATTCCAGCCGCTTGAGTTCAATGAGGTCGAAAACGCCCCGAAAATCCTGTCCTTCCCCATCGGGTACGGTCACCGGAACAGGATTGGCCTTGAGTTTGTTCACCATGGAGTCCAGAACGGCGGTGAAATCCGCGCCGAGCCGGTCCATCTTGTTCACGAAGGCGATCTTGGGCACGCGATAGCGCTCAGACTGCCTCCAGACCGTTTCGGACTGCGGCTCCACGCCGCTTACGGCACAGAAAACGCCCACCGCGCCGTCGAGGACGCGCAGGGAACGTTCCACCTCGATGGTGAAGTCCACGTGTCCCGGCGTGTCGATGATATTGACCGTGCTGTCCTTCCAGAGGCAGGTGGTCACGGCCGAGGTGATGGTGATGCCCCGTTCCTGCTCTTCGGGCATGTAGTCCATGGTGGCGGTGCCTTCATGAACCTCGCCGATGCGATGAATTTTGCCCGAATAGTAGAGAATACGCTCCGTCAGCGTAGTCTTGCCGGCGTCGATGTGGGCAATGACGCCGATGTTGCGGAGCTTTTCCAGAAACTTGCGAGTCGGTCCCTTCGCTTTGCTCACGATAGTCCTCCGAGTGTCCAGCGGGTGCGGTTCGTCAGAAAGAGATCACGAGACATGGTAGTATGGACCCAGCAGGCTTCCATGCCCGGCCCGGCGAGGAAATCGGCCTCGAAGACCAGGTCACTGAAAACCGCCTTGAGGGGTGCGCCCTTCATGCCTTCCAGTTCCTCGGGCGAGTCCACGCGGACCACGCCTTCGGGATGCATGAAGTCGAGTGCGTCCATGTCCGGCCCGCCCCCGACGACGCACGCGGGGGTTCCGGGATCCCGCCAGACGGTCAGCCCCGGATGTCCGCCAAAGTCGGTAATCGCGTCGCCGAGACACAGGACGACGCCGCGCGCCCCTGTATCGGAAAAATTCTTGAGAAGAGAAAGCAGTTCGCCTTCCGACAGCTCGGCCGCGTCTTCCTGACCGGCCAGTTCGAGGGCGGTAAGCTGGCTCTGCGTCCAGCCGCTGCCGGTGTGCACTGCCAACACGCCGGAAACGCCAGAGGCCAGCGCCGGAACGAGTGCAGAGAGCAGACGCGCGGGCGAAGGAGCCGCATCGTCCGTCACGAGCACGCAGTAATCCGCCGGAGCCTCTACTGTCTCCACGGAGAAACCGGCACGGTACTCATGCGAACAGGCCCGGGAACGATGGGGTTCGGGTCCCCACCATTCCCAGGCCCGGGCTATGCATGTCTTGAGAAGCGCACGCCTGTGCGGCGGCGTCGCTTCATAGGCATCGGCAAAACGGTCGTCCTCGGGTGCCCGCTCCGCCAGCCATTCGGGAAACGTAAAACCATGATTCATGTTCGTTCCCTTCGGCCCGTGGGGCCCGGGTTAAAGCCATTCTCGAAGCCAGAGGAACCAGCTGTCCTGAATCTGTAACCGTTCCTCTTCGGACAACGTCTTCTGGTATTCGAAATAGGCCTGTTTCGCCCGCTTGCCTGCGTAGTCACGAAGGTCCGGGATGTCCGAGAAGTTCTCCACCACATACTGATATCGGTGCCATGCCGGCCCAAATTCGCTGCGGGTGAAGAAGAAGTCGGCCACGAACAGTTCGTGCTCCGCGAGAATGCGGCGGCAGCGCTTGATGTATTTCCGCGCTTTCTTGCCGTATTCGGTCTCGGGGTAGGCCTGTTCCACCCTGTAGAAGTATTCCAGGCCTTCCTTGATGTTATCCTGACGGCGGTCGATGGATTCGAACTGGTTGAGGTTGGCCATGCCGATCTGGAACAGAACATAGGGCATCTGTTCGCTTCCGGGATGCATAGCCTCGAATTCCTTGTAGTTATCGACGGCCTGAATGTATTTTTCGTCCATGTAAAAGGCATCCGCCAGCCCCAGTTCGCCTTTGACGGCATAGGGGCTGAAGGGGAACCTGTCCTTCAGCTTGGCGAAGTAGTCCTGCGCGGCTTCATAATGCTCTTCCTGCATTGCATCGAGCCCCGCCTCATACAGTTCAAAGGCGGTGTCCTCGGGCGGCGGCAGGAAGTAGTAGTCTATGAGACTGCACCCCGACGCCAGCAGAACAAGCATGATGCAGCACGCCCTGAAGGCGGCGACAGCGCGCATACGCTAGTCCTCAAGCTGCTCGAGATAGCTGAACGCGGAAGTGGCGGCGGTGGCTCCGTCGCCCACTGCGGTGGCTACCTGTCGGCAGAGTTTGGAACGAATGTCTCCCGCGGCGAAGATGCCCGGAATGTTGGTGAGCATTTCGTTATCGGTGAGAATGCCGTTCTGGTCGCGCTCGACCTCTTCCGGGACGAAGTCCATGATGGGCTC
This DNA window, taken from Desulfovibrio oxyclinae DSM 11498, encodes the following:
- a CDS encoding chemotaxis protein CheA; the protein is MSDDLNRQIFKEEAYDLLGELEGALLELEESPEDMDLVNRVFRTLHTIKGSGSMFGFDDIAEFTHEVETVLDLVRSEELNVSTDLISLVFRARDQIQKMLDNAGSDVEIAPEEMESILAGLKRLVANEPVEDAAPEAPAEAAPEEQAGEEIPEPEAQSAPNYFILRIAPRSEGAADRETLEPVLSELERLGELSVRTGPGDVPGVQGWEIRLDTPKGEDDIQDIFLFTDADIDIEVTQYAAEEEIPAAATHVAERTPEPEESAETTESVETQPEAAAEEPAGADIVVEASETPEAPEKVEDTKPSEPTGGTPETSIMDEEEREERDRLGDILVRKGVVKPEDVDSAVKDQKKSRETAASKQRQEAVSSIRVAAEKLDYLVDLVGELVIVQAQISQVVSERSDPTLTGLSEELERLSDELRDSTLGIRMLPIGTTFSKFRRLVRDLSADLGKEITLSTNGAETELDKTVIERLNDPLVHLLRNSIDHGIEQPAEREASGKPRSGMILLSAEHSGGEVLIRITDDGKGMDPDVIRAKAVERELIAPDADLSRKEIFKLIFEAGFSTADKVTNVSGRGVGMDVVKRAIDSLRGTIDIDSAPGKGTTITVRLPLTLAIIDGLQVRVEDEYYVIPLSLVEECVELSNVDRNEDESGQRIMYLRGEIVPYVHLREFFEVEGESPPIEQIVITGVEGSRIGIVVDTVIGEHQTVIKSLSRVYKDVEGISGATIKGDGSIALILDIPRLVRRIVAESNLN
- a CDS encoding methyl-accepting chemotaxis protein gives rise to the protein MIAGGWKGMAGILLPMMTVLLSLGAVGGAAMDSSALIYGCAGAAALLAALTLFFTRSAAPKLTAMAADLSKDEDLSKLQEAARGTELQGLMDVLEDKRLEMLDEHHFYYNALQVMGNPVLVCDRKGRIVIATKSVFELLGKPREQVIGFTVSKAFYNREGQAVTDKALEAGKEIETVSDITFWNGNVHRLKVFVAPIYDDHGAIRGAVTSFVDLHDVMEGQKRLEEQQERILAVGRDISNLAERVASASEELSASADEQARGAQKQSGQTDTVATAMEEMTATVLEVAQNASATSKAADEARVSAEEGVSMVTQAVTSINKVSESSGKLSQVVGQLDSQAEEIGRIIGVINDIADQTNLLALNAAIEAARAGEAGRGFAVVADEVRKLAEKTMTATKEVEEAIHTIQERSNHAMTSMTQTEKEVQESTDLSNRAGESLQQIMGRIEDMVSRVSQIATAAEEQSAAAEEIGQSIEDIALVAREADEGAGQAASATRDLAELAQELLTVSMDFSGDSDQSKLRQSDGVMKGILPKITQNFVKEKFGQAVYDHMQQELGNPVFLPTGSYPDTVLNQMAETVAAKVGGTPREFFLQLGRFTVGQFYKMYKRHFKDESLKEFFLRMNELHAQLTKDVPGIKPPKFTYEDKGDSLFMNYRSGRGLFDYFEGILQGAADFKGEKISVKVTPFDSETARAEIRFLGKK
- a CDS encoding DUF2062 domain-containing protein; translated protein: MSRRRYLDAGRVKRLWIDLKRLSRYWYLRVLRQKSSARNLAMAMALGVFIGALPILPFQSVTVIALAFVMRVNKLTAWLATCYSNIFTMVPFYYFLFMVGKTVLPVEGIVFDPGKLEMEQLIETGWGMFSVMLAGGLLVGIPAALLVYFVTLYAVRKYRKQKALRMLRKRTRQ
- the fusA gene encoding elongation factor G; translated protein: MSKAKGPTRKFLEKLRNIGVIAHIDAGKTTLTERILYYSGKIHRIGEVHEGTATMDYMPEEQERGITITSAVTTCLWKDSTVNIIDTPGHVDFTIEVERSLRVLDGAVGVFCAVSGVEPQSETVWRQSERYRVPKIAFVNKMDRLGADFTAVLDSMVNKLKANPVPVTVPDGEGQDFRGVFDLIELKRLEFTGEQGSVVEKYDLTDEEVGRFSEWRERLVETASEVDEELLDLYLGGEEVPADRIRKALRELTLRREIVPVFAGSALKNCGVQPVVDGVGYYLPSPLETPPALATDEETHNTVSYECDTKGPLAGLVFKVAMDSGRKLAFIRVYSGSIDAGDTVYNATQGKQERVARLFHLHAGRKEKLETAFAGDIVAAAGMKFARTGDTLSLEESPALLERIDEYKPVISVAIEPRNSEEGDKLEEVLQKFLLEDPTLVVEEEEETGQVILSGMGELHLEVVLERLRREYSLEPRTGKPQVVYLETPGAKAEAEEEFDRELGEVVHYGCVRLSVEPLERGKGREVSFEVDPDLWSDAWLAAVSEGVDDALQSGVVKGYPVQDVRVRVLGLRKKEGDSSPAGYRMAASMAVRSALRDSGPKMLEPIMGVEISVPEEFVGEVISLMGSKGARVGNMVDRAGQKLVTGDAPLASLFGFSTDLRSATQGRAGFVMKFDRFDVLD
- a CDS encoding outer membrane protein assembly factor BamD; the encoded protein is MRAVAAFRACCIMLVLLASGCSLIDYYFLPPPEDTAFELYEAGLDAMQEEHYEAAQDYFAKLKDRFPFSPYAVKGELGLADAFYMDEKYIQAVDNYKEFEAMHPGSEQMPYVLFQIGMANLNQFESIDRRQDNIKEGLEYFYRVEQAYPETEYGKKARKYIKRCRRILAEHELFVADFFFTRSEFGPAWHRYQYVVENFSDIPDLRDYAGKRAKQAYFEYQKTLSEEERLQIQDSWFLWLREWL